One genomic region from Amycolatopsis sp. FBCC-B4732 encodes:
- the fabG gene encoding beta-ketoacyl-ACP reductase — MGRSVLVTGGNRGIGLAIARDLAEQGHQVAVTHRGSGAPEGLFGVQADVTDTEQVDAAFKLVEEHQGPVEVLVSNAGLTDDTLLMRMSDEQFERVINANLTGAYRVAKRASRGMLRGKWGRFVFISSVVGLSGSAGQANYAASKAGLVGFARSLARELGSRNITSNVIAPGFVHTDMTDELPEDRKKEILAQVPSGRYAEPSEIAAAVRYLASDEAGYVNGAVLPVDGGLGLGH, encoded by the coding sequence GTGGGACGGTCGGTCTTGGTCACCGGGGGCAACCGGGGCATCGGGTTGGCGATCGCCCGGGACCTCGCGGAGCAGGGGCACCAGGTCGCCGTCACGCACCGTGGTTCGGGGGCGCCCGAAGGGTTGTTCGGGGTGCAGGCCGACGTGACCGACACCGAGCAGGTCGACGCCGCCTTCAAGCTCGTCGAGGAGCACCAGGGGCCGGTCGAGGTGCTGGTGTCCAACGCCGGGCTGACCGACGACACGCTGCTGATGCGGATGAGCGACGAGCAGTTCGAGCGCGTCATCAACGCCAACCTCACCGGCGCCTACCGGGTCGCGAAGCGCGCCTCGCGCGGGATGCTGCGCGGCAAGTGGGGCCGGTTCGTCTTCATCTCCTCCGTCGTCGGCCTCTCCGGCTCGGCCGGGCAGGCGAACTACGCCGCGTCGAAGGCCGGCCTCGTCGGCTTCGCGCGGTCGCTGGCCCGTGAGCTGGGCTCGCGCAACATCACCTCGAACGTCATCGCGCCCGGTTTCGTGCACACCGACATGACCGACGAGCTGCCCGAGGACCGCAAGAAGGAGATCCTCGCGCAGGTGCCGTCCGGCCGGTACGCCGAGCCGTCGGAGATCGCCGCCGCCGTGCGGTACCTGGCTTCCGACGAGGCCGGCTACGTCAACGGGGCCGTGCTGCCCGTCGACGGCGGCCTCGGCCTCGGCCACTGA
- a CDS encoding response regulator transcription factor — protein sequence MTVRVLLVEDDAGVAGALAESLHARGHPVTSVGRGADALHRHRDADLVLLDLGLPDLDGLDVLRKIRAVSPVPVIVLTARGDERSVVRGLRLGADDYLTKPVRLAELLARMDAVVRRAVAREAPAGDVVRVEDVEIDLGARRVLVAGHDAGLTTKEFEILAVLAARPGTAVSRQQLMDEVWGDAYLAVSRSLDVHLTGLRAKLDRPGLLTTIRGFGYRLGRD from the coding sequence ATGACCGTGCGCGTGCTCCTCGTCGAAGACGACGCGGGTGTCGCCGGCGCGCTCGCCGAGTCGCTGCACGCGCGCGGTCATCCCGTCACCAGCGTCGGCCGCGGTGCCGACGCCCTGCACCGCCACCGCGACGCCGATCTCGTCCTGCTCGACCTGGGGCTGCCCGACCTCGACGGGCTCGACGTCCTCCGCAAGATCCGCGCGGTGTCGCCGGTTCCGGTCATCGTCCTGACCGCCCGCGGCGACGAACGCTCGGTCGTGCGCGGCCTGCGCCTGGGCGCCGACGACTACCTGACCAAACCCGTGCGGCTGGCCGAGCTGCTGGCCCGGATGGACGCCGTCGTGCGGCGCGCGGTCGCCCGCGAAGCCCCCGCCGGGGACGTCGTGCGCGTCGAGGACGTCGAGATCGACCTCGGTGCGCGCCGGGTGCTCGTCGCCGGGCACGACGCCGGGCTCACCACCAAGGAGTTCGAGATCCTGGCCGTCCTCGCCGCCCGCCCGGGCACCGCGGTCAGCCGCCAGCAGCTGATGGACGAGGTCTGGGGTGACGCCTACCTCGCCGTCTCGCGCTCGCTCGACGTCCACCTGACCGGGCTGCGCGCGAAACTCGACCGGCCCGGCCTGCTCACCACCATCCGCGGCTTCGGCTACCGGCTCGGCCGGGACTGA
- a CDS encoding tRNA (cytidine(34)-2'-O)-methyltransferase — protein MFRVLFYHPEIPPNTGNAIRLAANTGCELHLVEPLGFTLEDKQLRRAGLDYHDLARVHVHASLSAAWETLLPAKVYAFSASATRLYTEVAYGPGDVLMFGPESVGLPASVQEAPEVTDRVRLPMLPTSRSLNLANTAAITVYEAWRQNGFAGTD, from the coding sequence GTGTTCCGGGTTCTCTTCTACCACCCCGAAATCCCGCCGAACACCGGCAACGCGATCCGCCTGGCCGCCAACACCGGCTGCGAACTGCACCTGGTCGAGCCGCTCGGGTTCACGTTGGAGGACAAGCAGTTGCGCCGCGCCGGGCTCGACTACCACGACCTCGCCCGGGTGCACGTCCACGCTTCCCTTTCCGCCGCTTGGGAAACCTTGCTGCCGGCGAAGGTGTACGCGTTCAGCGCGTCGGCGACGCGGTTGTACACGGAGGTCGCGTATGGACCGGGCGACGTCCTGATGTTCGGGCCGGAGTCGGTGGGGCTGCCGGCTTCGGTGCAGGAAGCACCGGAGGTGACCGACCGCGTGCGGCTGCCGATGCTCCCGACCAGCCGATCGCTGAACCTGGCCAACACGGCGGCGATCACGGTCTACGAAGCCTGGCGGCAGAACGGCTTCGCGGGTACTGACTAG
- a CDS encoding TAXI family TRAP transporter solute-binding subunit, with amino-acid sequence MTVGRRTALLGGLGLALAGCSTSGYRGAERTVTIAAGERGGFYLAFAELLAAELSRAEPLLHATAVPTEASVANVDLVRHGQADLGLALTDVAQTAITGGAPFGAKVPLLALGRVYENYLQLVVRADGPVRRLADLAGRPVSLGAGGSGAAQLGERLFAKAGVVVDARHLLFDDAVRALAGRRIDAMLWSGGVPTPKLAELTRTTPIALLPLDPVVPALRAAYGPVYDQVQVPDGAYRGVGALGTIGVANLLVCSPALPDDVAAAVVRLLVERATALVPAEAVGTQFLDVRTLIGTQPVPLQPGAAAAYRALHG; translated from the coding sequence ATGACCGTCGGACGGCGCACCGCCCTGCTCGGCGGCCTCGGCCTCGCCCTGGCCGGGTGTTCGACGTCGGGGTACCGCGGCGCGGAGCGGACGGTCACCATCGCGGCCGGCGAACGCGGCGGCTTCTACCTGGCCTTCGCCGAGCTCCTCGCGGCCGAGCTCAGCCGCGCCGAGCCGCTGCTGCACGCCACCGCCGTGCCGACCGAGGCCAGCGTCGCGAACGTCGACCTCGTCCGCCACGGCCAGGCGGACCTCGGGCTGGCGCTCACCGACGTCGCCCAGACGGCCATCACCGGCGGGGCGCCGTTCGGGGCGAAGGTGCCGCTGCTCGCGCTCGGCCGCGTTTACGAGAACTACCTGCAGCTCGTGGTCCGCGCCGACGGGCCGGTGCGCCGGCTGGCCGACCTCGCGGGCCGTCCGGTGTCGCTGGGCGCGGGCGGCTCCGGCGCGGCGCAGCTCGGCGAGCGCCTGTTCGCGAAGGCCGGGGTCGTGGTCGACGCGCGGCACCTGCTGTTCGACGACGCCGTCCGGGCGCTGGCCGGCCGCCGGATCGACGCCATGTTGTGGTCCGGCGGCGTGCCGACGCCCAAGCTCGCCGAGCTCACCCGCACCACGCCGATCGCGTTGCTGCCGCTGGATCCGGTGGTGCCCGCGCTGCGCGCCGCGTACGGGCCGGTGTACGACCAGGTCCAGGTGCCCGACGGCGCCTACCGCGGGGTCGGCGCGCTGGGCACGATCGGCGTGGCGAACCTGCTGGTCTGCTCCCCCGCCCTGCCCGACGACGTCGCGGCGGCGGTGGTCCGGCTGCTCGTCGAGCGCGCGACCGCGCTGGTACCCGCCGAAGCCGTCGGAACGCAGTTCCTCGACGTGCGGACGCTGATCGGCACGCAGCCGGTCCCCCTGCAGCCGGGTGCGGCGGCCGCTTACCGGGCGCTGCACGGCTGA
- a CDS encoding HAMP domain-containing sensor histidine kinase, translating into MRTRLLVVLVALALAVVAAFAVPLLTATAEQRTQQLVISRTADVDRFVVLAQQAVDTRDPAALAADAARYAELYGEGVVIVDARRVPLVQAGGLTAADPAVHALVEATMRNEPAPRVDGLSPWSADPAYFARPVGTGTRVSGVVVLRASVTAAAADVATRWGTIAAGALLVAVLFVLLAVVLARWMVRPLHELETGVLAVAAGHRAHVPEKAGPRELRSLAAEVNRMSEAVLEAADQQHRLVADASHQLRNPMAALRLRVDSLAHQVEGDGATYRATVAEVERLEKLLDGLLALALAESTATRVAAGGADEACDLASVLAERVDAWRPAAEDAGSVIVPPPGHDEPVTVRCPEGELAQILDVLLDNAVHYAGHRAKITTDWEAGPQTATLVVRDDGPGLSTEDRARATERFWRAGGEGAPRGTGLGLAIAHQQVRTRGGVLELRQAEPHGLEVRVTLPEAP; encoded by the coding sequence GTGCGCACCCGGCTGCTGGTGGTCCTGGTGGCCCTCGCGCTCGCCGTCGTCGCCGCGTTCGCCGTACCGCTGCTGACCGCCACCGCCGAGCAGCGCACCCAGCAGCTGGTCATCTCCCGCACCGCCGACGTCGACCGGTTCGTCGTGCTGGCCCAGCAGGCCGTCGACACCCGCGACCCGGCGGCCCTCGCGGCCGACGCGGCCCGCTACGCCGAGCTGTACGGCGAAGGTGTCGTCATCGTCGACGCCCGCCGCGTCCCGCTGGTGCAGGCGGGCGGGCTGACCGCGGCCGACCCGGCGGTGCACGCGCTGGTCGAAGCGACCATGCGCAACGAGCCGGCGCCGCGCGTCGACGGTCTATCGCCGTGGTCGGCGGACCCCGCCTACTTCGCCCGCCCGGTCGGCACCGGCACCCGCGTCTCCGGCGTGGTCGTGCTGCGGGCGTCGGTGACGGCGGCGGCCGCGGACGTCGCCACCCGCTGGGGCACCATCGCCGCCGGCGCGCTGCTGGTCGCGGTGCTGTTCGTGCTGCTGGCCGTGGTGCTCGCGCGGTGGATGGTGCGGCCGTTGCACGAGCTGGAGACCGGCGTGCTCGCCGTCGCCGCCGGGCACCGCGCGCACGTCCCGGAGAAGGCCGGACCGCGTGAGCTGCGCTCGCTCGCCGCCGAGGTCAACCGGATGTCCGAGGCCGTCCTCGAGGCCGCCGACCAGCAGCACCGGCTGGTCGCCGACGCCTCGCACCAGCTGCGGAACCCGATGGCCGCGCTGCGGCTGCGCGTCGATTCGCTCGCCCACCAGGTCGAGGGCGACGGCGCCACCTACCGGGCGACCGTCGCCGAGGTCGAGCGCCTGGAAAAGCTCCTCGACGGGCTGCTGGCCCTCGCGCTCGCCGAGAGCACCGCGACCCGCGTGGCGGCCGGGGGCGCGGACGAGGCGTGCGACCTCGCTTCCGTGCTCGCCGAGCGCGTCGACGCCTGGCGGCCGGCCGCCGAAGACGCCGGCTCGGTGATCGTCCCCCCGCCGGGGCACGACGAGCCGGTCACCGTGCGCTGCCCCGAAGGCGAACTCGCGCAGATCCTCGACGTGCTGCTCGACAACGCCGTCCACTACGCCGGCCACCGCGCGAAGATCACGACGGACTGGGAAGCCGGCCCGCAGACGGCGACCCTCGTCGTCCGCGACGACGGCCCCGGACTGTCCACTGAGGATCGCGCACGGGCCACCGAACGCTTCTGGCGCGCGGGTGGCGAAGGCGCCCCGCGCGGCACCGGCCTCGGGCTGGCCATCGCGCACCAGCAGGTGCGCACCCGCGGTGGCGTCCTCGAACTGCGCCAGGCCGAGCCGCACGGCCTCGAAGTCCGCGTCACGCTGCCGGAGGCGCCATGA
- a CDS encoding thioesterase family protein, with product MTEPRRPIVRMPLRVRYHECDGQGIVFNAHYLAYVDMCAFEAEKALFGSHDEFLAHRTDVVVAEANLKFRAPARYDEELVVSQYLNHLGTTSLIFDFEIHRGETLLQAATLRYVFIDPATLRPAPPPDAVRKVYAALLEG from the coding sequence GTGACCGAACCCCGCCGACCGATCGTCCGGATGCCGCTGCGCGTGCGCTACCACGAGTGCGACGGCCAGGGCATCGTCTTCAACGCCCACTACCTGGCCTATGTGGACATGTGCGCGTTCGAGGCGGAGAAGGCGCTGTTCGGTTCGCACGACGAGTTCCTGGCCCACCGCACCGATGTCGTGGTCGCGGAGGCGAACCTGAAGTTCCGCGCGCCCGCGCGCTACGACGAAGAACTGGTCGTCTCGCAGTACCTGAACCACCTCGGCACGACATCGCTGATCTTCGACTTCGAGATCCACCGCGGCGAGACACTGCTGCAGGCGGCGACCCTCCGGTACGTGTTCATCGATCCCGCGACGCTGCGGCCGGCCCCGCCGCCGGACGCGGTCCGCAAGGTCTACGCGGCCTTGCTCGAGGGCTGA
- a CDS encoding MFS transporter, translating to MTTRISPTAGGAVSENRVIGNVLRGSIGNLIEWYDWYAYAAFTTYFAKSFFPTTDTTAAFLGTAAVFAVGFLMRPLGGWMLGRFADRFGRRSALVLSVTFMAGGSLLIAVTPSYHTIGIAAPILLLIARLIQGLSVGGEYSTSATYLSEVATPGKRGFYSSFQYVTLYGGQLLALGLQLILQAILTEQQLTSWGWRIAFVVGTLAALTVMWLRRGMDESESYVREAGENKGSRGTLRELAKYPKEIALVVGLTLGGTVGFYTFATYSQKFLENTAHIPRRQVTIVLFCAILVAAILQPLAGKLSDRIGRRPLLLFFGIGGTLLTVPLMTVMGSTRNPVGAFFLVLAGLVIVAGYTSINAIVKAELFPTKIRALGVGLPYALTVAIFGGTAELIAQALKSAGHETVFFWYVAGCVLVSLIVYGTMRETSKTSELEER from the coding sequence ATGACAACCCGGATCAGCCCCACCGCCGGCGGGGCCGTGAGCGAGAACCGCGTGATCGGCAACGTGCTGCGCGGCTCCATCGGCAACTTGATCGAGTGGTACGACTGGTACGCCTACGCGGCCTTCACCACCTACTTCGCCAAGTCGTTCTTCCCCACCACCGACACCACGGCCGCGTTCCTGGGGACCGCCGCCGTGTTCGCGGTCGGGTTCCTCATGCGGCCGCTGGGCGGGTGGATGCTCGGCCGGTTCGCCGACCGGTTCGGGCGGCGCAGCGCGCTCGTGCTCTCCGTGACCTTCATGGCGGGCGGGTCGCTGCTCATCGCCGTGACGCCGAGCTATCACACGATCGGGATCGCCGCGCCGATCCTGCTGCTGATCGCGCGGCTGATCCAGGGCCTGTCGGTCGGCGGCGAGTACTCCACCTCCGCGACCTACCTGTCCGAAGTGGCCACTCCCGGCAAACGCGGCTTCTACTCCAGCTTCCAGTACGTGACGCTCTACGGCGGTCAGCTCCTCGCGCTCGGCCTCCAGCTGATCCTGCAGGCGATCCTCACCGAACAGCAGCTGACGTCGTGGGGCTGGCGGATCGCGTTCGTCGTCGGCACGCTCGCCGCGCTCACCGTCATGTGGCTGCGCCGCGGCATGGACGAGTCCGAGAGCTACGTCCGCGAAGCCGGCGAGAACAAGGGCAGCCGCGGCACCCTGCGGGAACTCGCCAAGTACCCCAAGGAGATCGCGCTCGTCGTCGGCCTGACCCTCGGCGGCACGGTCGGCTTCTACACCTTCGCCACCTACAGCCAGAAGTTCCTCGAAAACACCGCGCACATCCCGCGGCGGCAGGTCACCATCGTGCTGTTCTGCGCGATCCTCGTCGCGGCGATCCTGCAGCCGCTGGCCGGCAAGCTGTCCGACCGGATCGGCCGCCGCCCGCTGCTGCTGTTCTTCGGCATCGGCGGCACGCTGCTCACCGTCCCGCTGATGACCGTGATGGGCTCGACCCGCAACCCCGTCGGCGCGTTCTTCCTCGTGCTGGCCGGGCTGGTCATCGTCGCCGGGTACACCTCGATCAACGCCATCGTGAAGGCCGAGCTGTTCCCGACGAAGATCCGCGCGCTCGGCGTCGGCCTGCCCTACGCGCTGACCGTGGCGATCTTCGGCGGCACCGCCGAGCTCATCGCGCAGGCGCTGAAGAGCGCGGGCCACGAGACGGTGTTCTTCTGGTACGTCGCGGGCTGTGTCCTGGTCTCCCTGATCGTCTACGGCACAATGCGGGAAACCTCGAAGACCTCCGAGCTGGAAGAGCGCTGA